In a genomic window of Wyeomyia smithii strain HCP4-BCI-WySm-NY-G18 chromosome 1, ASM2978416v1, whole genome shotgun sequence:
- the LOC129732541 gene encoding peptidyl-prolyl cis-trans isomerase G, whose product MAVTPESTPPKIRCFFDITLGGLPAGRVVFELHPEIAPKTCENFRALCTGEKGIGEKTGKPLHYKGIIFHRVVKDFMVQSGDFSNSNGTGGESIYGGTFDDEAFILKHDKPFLLSMANRGKNTNGSQFFITTQPAPHLDNVHVVFGHVVSGHDLVRQLEQLPVDRNSRPLQDAVVTNCGELIRQVKEKKKKKSKPSTTDESEVEGSKKRKKEKKKKKDKKSKDDKENGSNLEEGELKDDGEVHPLTTITKINPSEIPDVSNRYLMRAGGNQRQNHGSSDEDDDENGDHSRRRERDRPREQRNFGWSKRRVPVSKSGRIFKGRGNFRYRTPSRSRSRSRSLTPIHWKVAQKRTIKMTDLEKMEEDKRLREAEIRRREAKRRIRHDELAKDASKKSFFELNQLKEPASDKIDGDGAFDRNEENVINKPIDMNALDYEHQGTGSDLDGDETSRNPRHESIAKAFGLHSRKEYNSRGKQELSDKEIVEDEFEDRQENQSRDRTHAKLRETRRNEPISAVSRSRSRERKKHFSRSHSIDHRREYRHHSPMPYRSANRNQYVGRWYNPRRGFFSPRGRGGRFDRSQRSRSYERRRSSTRYRRNRSRSKRSRSDERSSKSRSKSPRRTKEYRHTKSRSRSAPRKSYRASSPQQKQIKVDVNVPIKKEATEEEKIRLQKEKMLKRAETLLLLKNHMEKEIEEQQRKAREKQKLKEEREKLEAALELAQLEKLKKETIEKLHAHDSMKLVAAHKILETVVSTVKGKTSSSILNKVKQRRKRNTSSSSASSGSSGDDKTRKRKKEKKKKSRRHSTSSSSSSN is encoded by the exons ATGGCAGTCACTCCGGAAAGCACTCCGCCGAAGATAAGATGTTTCTTCGATATCACTCTGGGTGGGTTACCTGCCGGAAGGGTTGTTTTCGAGTTGCATCCAGAGATAGCCCCGAAAACATGCGAAAATTTTCGTGCGCTCTGTACTGGAGAGAAAGGAATTGGTGAAAAAACCGGCAAACCACTCCATTATAAG GGAATCATTTTTCACCGCGTCGTGAAAGATTTCATGGTACAGTCAGGTGATTTTTCTAATAGTAATGGAACTGGAGGAGAATCTATTTACGGCGGCACATTCGACG atgaaGCTTTTATTTTGAAGCATGACAAACCGTTTCTTCTCTCTATGGCTAACCGTGGAAAGAATACAAACGGCTCTCAATTTTTCAT TACAACGCAACCTGCCCCTCATCTTGATAA TGTACACGTTGTCTTCGGacacgtagtttctggtcatgATTTGGTGCGACAACTGGAACAATTGCCTGTAGATCGAAACTCCCGTCCCCTTCAAGACGCTGTCGTTACCAACTGCGGGGAATTGATAAGACAAGTTAAAG aaaagaagaaaaagaaatccAAGCCGAGTACAACCGATGAATCCGAAGTAGAAGGATCCAAAAAacgtaaaaaagaaaaaaagaaaaagaaagataaaaaatcaaaagatgACAAAGA AAATGGTAGCAACCTCGAAGAAGGAGAATTGAAAGATGATGGTGAAGTGCATCCTTTGACGACAATCACTAAAATAAACCCCAGTGAAATTCCAGAT gtatCAAACAGATATCTAATGCGAGCTGGTGGTAACCAAAGACAAAATCACGGAAGCAGTGATGAGGATGACGACGAGAATGGCGATCACAGTCGTAGAAGAGAGAGGGATAGACCTCGAGAACAACGTAATTTTGGGTGGTCTAAACGACGCGTTCCCGTGTCAAAAAGTGGAAGAATTTTTAAAGGACGTGGAAACTTT CGATATCGAACACCTTCCCGTTCTCGTTCTCGATCACGAAGCCTTACACCAATTCATTGGAAAGTTGCGCAAAAACGCACCATAAAAATGACGGACTTGGAAAAGATGGAAGAGGATAAGCGGCTGCGTGAAGCTGAAATCAGACGCCGAGAAGCTAAGCGCAGAATACGTCACGATGAATTAGCTAAGGATGcatcaaaaaaatcatttttcgaactaaacCAGTTGAAAGAACCAGCGTCCGATAAAATCGATGGTGACGGTGCTTTTGATAGAAATGAAGAAAATGTAATTAATAAACCAATAGATATGAATGCTTTAGATTACGAGCATCAAGGAACGGGATCAGATTTAGACGGAGATGAAACATCTAGAAACCCACGACATGAATCAATCGCTAAAGCATTCGGATTACATTCAAGAAAAGAATACAACAGTCGAGGAAAACAAGAACTTTCAGATAAAGAGATTGTTGAAGATGAATTTGAAGATCGACAAGAAAATCAGAGTCGCGATAGAACTCATGCTAAATTACGTGAAACAAGACGAAACGAACCTATATCAGCTGTTTCTAGGAGTCGTTCAAGGGAGCGTAAGAAACATTTCTCTAGAAGTCACTCAATTGATCACCGACGTGAATACAGACATCATTCACCAATGCCTTATAGAAGTGCTAATAGGAACCAATATGTGGGACGATGGTATAATCCGAGACGAGGATTTTTCTCCCCACGTGGTAGAGGCGGGCGCTTTGATCGCTCCCAACGTTCTAGAAGTTATGAACGCCGAAGATCCAGCACACGATACCGGAGAAATCGTTCACGATCTAAAAGGTCCCGATCTGACGAACGCAGTAGTAAAAGTCGATCTAAATCACCACGTCGAACTAAGGAATATCGTCATACCAAATCCCGATCTAGATCTGCACCTCGGAAATCATACAGGGCTTCAAGTCCACAGCAGAAACAAATTAAAGTTGATGTTAACGTACCTATAAAAAAAGAAGCCAccgaagaagaaaaaatacgtctacaaaaagaaaaaatgttGAAGCGTGCAGAAACGTTGCTGCTTTTGAAAAATCACATGGAAAAAGAAATCGAAGAGCAACAACGGAAGGCCAGAGAAAAACAAAAGTTGaaggaagagagagaaaaactgGAGGCTGCATTAGAACTTGCTCAGCTAGAAAAACTCAAGAAAGAGACAATAGAAAAGTTACATGCGCATGACAGCATGAAACTGGTTGCAGCACATAAAATTCTTGAAACAGTTGTATCAACCGTAAAAGGTAAAACTAGTAGCAGTATATTAAACAAAGTAAAACAACGCCGCAAGCGGAACACATCTAGTTCATCGGCTTCTTCAGGTTCATCCGGTGATGATAAAACTCgcaagagaaaaaaagagaaaaagaaaaaaagccgACGCCATTCGACTTCTTCATCTTCGTCATCCAATTAA